From the Lathyrus oleraceus cultivar Zhongwan6 chromosome 4, CAAS_Psat_ZW6_1.0, whole genome shotgun sequence genome, one window contains:
- the LOC127073598 gene encoding deSI-like protein At4g17486 isoform X1: protein MGAESASSSLQYEEDDNSSKNNSSFVVLNVYDLTPMNNYIYWFGLGIFHSGIEVYGKEYGFGAHDFSASGVFEAEPKTCPGFIYRCSIILGQIHISPSEFRTFIESMASEYHGDTYHLISKNCNHFTNDVSYRLIGKQTPGWVNRLAKLGALCSCLLPECLQVTTVKQIPEDHECSEDELADSLSTATPYRSQETDDEQEKHLLSSSGAEDVTFIKESHVK, encoded by the exons ATGGGAGCGGAGAGCGCTTCTTCTAGCTTACAGTATGAGGAAGACGATAACAGCAGCAAAAACAACAGCAGTTTTGTGGTTTTGAATGTGTACGATCTCACACCTATGAATAATTATATCTATTGGTTTGGATTGGGGATCTTTCACTCTGGGATTGAAG TATATGGTAAGGAGTATGGATTTGGGGCCCATGACTTCTCAGCTAGCGGTGTATTTGAAGCGGAGCCAAAGACTTGCCCTGGATTCATATACAGATGTTCCATCATTTTGGGTCAAATACATATTAGCCCTTCGGAGTTCCGGACATTTATTGAAAGCATGGCTTCAGAGTATCACGGCGATACCTATCACCTTATATCTAAGAACTGCAACCATTTTACGAATGATGTCTCATATAGATTGATTGGAAAACAGACCCCGGGTTGGGTGAACCGCCTTGCTAAGCTAG GTGCTTTGTGCAGTTGTCTACTTCCTGAATGTCTTCAAGTAACAACTGTTAAGCAAATACCTGAAGACCACGAATGCTCGG AAGATGAACTTGCGGACTCTCTCTCAACTGCCACACCCTACAGATCACAAGAAACAGATGATGAGCAAGAAAAACACCTCCTGTCATCATCTGGTGCCGAGGACGTCACTTTCATTAAAGAGTCCCATGTAAAGTGA
- the LOC127073598 gene encoding deSI-like protein At4g17486 isoform X2, with the protein MGAESASSSLQYEEDDNSSKNNSSFVVLNVYDLTPMNNYIYWFGLGIFHSGIEVYGKEYGFGAHDFSASGVFEAEPKTCPGFIYRCSIILGQIHISPSEFRTFIESMASEYHGDTYHLISKNCNHFTNDVSYRLIGKQTPGWVNRLAKLEDELADSLSTATPYRSQETDDEQEKHLLSSSGAEDVTFIKESHVK; encoded by the exons ATGGGAGCGGAGAGCGCTTCTTCTAGCTTACAGTATGAGGAAGACGATAACAGCAGCAAAAACAACAGCAGTTTTGTGGTTTTGAATGTGTACGATCTCACACCTATGAATAATTATATCTATTGGTTTGGATTGGGGATCTTTCACTCTGGGATTGAAG TATATGGTAAGGAGTATGGATTTGGGGCCCATGACTTCTCAGCTAGCGGTGTATTTGAAGCGGAGCCAAAGACTTGCCCTGGATTCATATACAGATGTTCCATCATTTTGGGTCAAATACATATTAGCCCTTCGGAGTTCCGGACATTTATTGAAAGCATGGCTTCAGAGTATCACGGCGATACCTATCACCTTATATCTAAGAACTGCAACCATTTTACGAATGATGTCTCATATAGATTGATTGGAAAACAGACCCCGGGTTGGGTGAACCGCCTTGCTAAGCTAG AAGATGAACTTGCGGACTCTCTCTCAACTGCCACACCCTACAGATCACAAGAAACAGATGATGAGCAAGAAAAACACCTCCTGTCATCATCTGGTGCCGAGGACGTCACTTTCATTAAAGAGTCCCATGTAAAGTGA